Genomic window (Falco cherrug isolate bFalChe1 chromosome 4, bFalChe1.pri, whole genome shotgun sequence):
GATCCTGACCCTGGGGCACTGTCGGTGCTCATGGGGCATCTGGTACCATTTGGGGTGGCTGtcacagcccctgcctggccaTGGCATGGGACAGTTCGCATGTACCCTCTGGCACGGCTGCTCTCAGCCTCCATCTGTTGCAGCCGTGGGCTCGTCAACTCAGAAACACCCGTTTGGGTGTTTCGCTCGCGGGCGGTGAGCCCACGGCTGCAGCCACCAAGCGCCCATGCCGTGTCCCCCGCTGCCGGTGCTCCCGGCTCTGTCCCCACACCGGCCGGACCCCCAAATGCCCTTGGGCCCGGGGGCAAGTGGGATCCATGTTGAGTgggagtttttttcccctctggtgAGACGCTGcattaaaaatctaaatataaaCCAGCACCCGCTCGGCTGCTGTCCCATGATTTTGTCAATCTGCTACAAAATCAAAAGCAGCCGGATTTATCTGCCAAGGTGCCCACCGGCCCTGGGGTGCCTGTGtcactggggggggggctcGCTGGGCACCGGCTGGCTCTCCTGTGTGGTCACAGCGTGGGGTGGCTCGGTGGGCACCGGGTTTGTGCTCTTGGGGGATGATGGAGGGCGAAGCAGCGCCCTGAAGGCACCAGAGGAGATCCCGGGGTGGTTGGGCTGCCACGGCAGCGTGGTGGGTGAGTCCGAGCTTGGCTGTCGTGGCAGGGATGGCCAGGGCGAGGAAGAACCGCCGTCGGTTTGTCGGGAGTGAGGAACATCGGTGCTGTTGTCCATGTGCCgctggccaggctctgcaccaCAGCACCCGGCACCCTGGTGGGGGGAAGCTGAGAGTGCGTGCTGATGGATGGTCAGAGGTGTATGGTGGAAAGATTTGCCACAGAGCCAGTGTGTACTGCTCAGTGCCTGTGGCTCGGCTTGGCCCCGCTCCGGAGCATCACTGGGTCACAGCGGGCTCCGCTCCACTCTGCAAAGGCGGGAGGGtggaggggacagggctggctCCCAGGGTCCCCACTGGGGActgtggcagcagtggggagcCCCAAAGGGCTTCAGCTACCAGCCTGCACGGTGGCTGTGAACACGCTAGGGCTGAGGAAATGTGCGTGTGTCTGTCCCCACGTCCCAGCCCTCCTGGCTCTGCATGCCCTGAGCCCTCACTTTGCCCCCAgacaccccccagccctgccccacctggctgcagcccctgcagaggctggagcatACTCTCCAGAGCCACTGGGTTGGTGGACCCTGGGGACAGAGGGGTGGCACCAAGCAGCTGGGTGCCCCTTTGCAAGGTGctgtggctcccagccccgggGATGGGATAGGGCGGGATGGGATGGTGTAGGATGGGGCGAGGTGGGTTTGTAGCACCCACCAAAAGCAGTGACGTGCCTCTGCCTTGCAGCGCAGCCATGAGCGCGGGTTCGACTGAGCAAGAGCCGTCGCGCAAGCTGGCCTGCTGCGGAGTGCCTCTCATCACCGAGGACATGCAGTCCCTGGCCATCCGCACCCTCTCGGGCACCGACATCAGCAAGCACTACGACCTCATCCGCGAGCTCGGCAAAGGCACCTACGGCAAGGTGGACCTGGTGTCCCACAAAAGCACAGGtgaggggagcggggggtgCCAGGGGTGCGGCCGCGCTGGGAGCAGGGTGCCTGCATGTCCCAACTGTGGCCTGGGGTGACCCCCATCTCCTGCCCACTGCAGGCACCAAGATGGCCCTGAAGTTTGTCAACAAGAGCaagacaaagctgaaaaactTCCTGCGGGAGTTCAGCATCACCAACACGCTCTCCTCCAGCCCCTTCATCATCAAGGTCTTTGACGTGGTCTTCGAGACTGAGGACTGCTACGTCTTTGCTCAGGAGTATGCCCCTGGCGGGGACCTCTTCGACATCATCCCGCCGCAGGTGGGAGCCCTCCCATGGGAGCCTTTCTGGGGTGTGGGGGCTCAGTATCCCCAGGGTCCTGAGCAAAGCTGCCGCTCTGCTTTGGTGGCCGTGTGGGAGGGAGCCCGTGCATGGGGACTGGGCATCCCTGTATGGGTTGGTGCTGACCACAAGCACCTACAAGCAAGTTTGGGACCCATCCCCCATCCCCTGGGGTGGCCTGGGACCCATCAGGCATTCCTGGGGTAGTCTGAGACCTGTTACCCATTCCCTGGGGTGGCCTGGGACCCATCAGGCATCCTGGGGTGGCCTGACACCTGTCACCCATCCCCTGGGGTGGCCTGGGATGCACCCCCCATCGCTTGAGGTAGCCTGGGACCCATCACCCATCCCTCAAGTTCCCTCAGACCCATCACCCATCCCTTGGGTGGTCCGGGACCCATCACCCATCTCCTAGACATCCTAAGACCCATCACCCATCCCTAGGGTGGCCTGGGACCCACCATCCATCTCCCTGCCGCACAGAGCACCCAGATAAAAGCATCCACAACCGTGCTGGATGTTCAGGGCCATACAGATACGGCGGTCTCCAAGCTGGGTGGGACCACCGTAGGGTCCGGTGGCTGACGCCGTGTCTCCGTGCCCGCAGGTGGGGCTCCCCGAGGAGCTGGTGAAGCGCTGCGTGCAGCAGCTGGGCCTGGCCCTCGACTACATGCACAGCAAGAGCCTGGTGCACCGGGACATCAAACCGGAGAACGTCCTGCTCTTCGACCGCGACTGCCGCCGCGTCAAACTGGCCGACTTCGGCATGACCCGCAAGGTGGGCTGCCGAGTCAAGCGCATCAGCGGCACCATCCCCTACACGGCACCTGAGGTCTGCCAAGCTGGCCGGGCGGAGGGCTTCGCAGTGGACACCAGCATCGACGTCTGGGCTTTTGGGGTGCTCATCTTCTGCGTCCTCACCGGTAACTTCCCctgggaggcggcggcggcttCCGACGCCTTCTTCGAGGAGTTTGTGCGGTGGCAGaaggggcggctgggggggctgccctcGCAGTGGCGGCGCTTCACGGACAGCGCCCTGCGCATGTTCCAGCGCCTGCTGGCCCTCGACCCCGAGAAGCGCTGTCCCGTCAAGGAGGTCTTCTACTTCATCAAGTGCGACCTGATGGCCGAGGTGCGGCGCCGACCCTCCTACCGCTCCCGCAAGCACGCCAGGGACAAGCTGCCAGCCGGTCCCCATCGCCATGAGGTGGCCGGCGCCTGCACCCCTGCCCCGCTCAAGAGGACCGTCCTGACCGAAGGGAGCGGCCCCCGCGGCTCCGAGCCGAGCGCGGCCCCCCCGGGGACGGCGAGCAGGACAGACGGACGGCAGGACAAAGGCAAAGGGCAGATGGTCCTGGCCACAGCAATAGAGATCTGTGTCTGAtggcgccgggggggggggggggcgggcacgCAGCAGCcgcccgtcccatcccgtccccctgccccggggacagggctgggggtctTGCTTGGGGTGGTGGCATGAGCTGGGACGGGGCTCTGGGGCTCcccaagcaaaacaagaaacaaacaaaaacgaAGAGGAAAAGGACAGAACTGGGTGTGCTCCATAGCACTGAGGATGCTgatccccccaccccacctggGCGAGGCCGGCGGTGGGAGCCCGGCCGAGGGCATCACTCGGTGCCGGGGGGACGTTGGTACCCCCGGGTCCTGCCATGGCCGCACCACCCCCTGCAAGGCCCCCCGCAGGGTGGCCCGGGGAGGGGTCTCCCAtacagggaggaagaggaggcaggggCTGCGTGGGTGGGGGGTCCGGATTGGCCAGCACCCACCAGCTCACCCCCACCCCGtgctcagcccccagccagggCGAGGGAAGGCCGATGACCCCGCACCATGGAGGAGGCCTTTGGGGAGGTTTGGGTGGGTGGGATTTGCCCCCTTCCACCGGTCCCTGCCCCACGGGTGGGGACCGGGAGGGGATGTGGAGTTGGGTGTTGGGCCGGtgatggggagctggggggtcaCCGGCAGCCCAGGACCCCCGGCACCCCGGCTACCTCCCTGCTGCGGGAGGTGCTGGCAGCCATCGATGTAGCAAGTGTCCCTGTCTTGTGTGTTGTCGTGCGTCCCAGGCACAGCCgctggcagcccctggccccccTGCCCAAGACCCCCGCCGGAGGGAGTGGTCCCCTCCCAGCCAGGAGCCATGCTGTGGGCTCGGCCAGTGGCCGCGGTGCTGGCTGGCCACCATGGCGGGTGCTGGGGGCCGGGGTGGCTCTGCCATGGTGGTGTCCCCCTGTCCCCTCTGCAGAGTTGTTGTACCCAGGGACTGggagaaggtggtggtggtgcctcTCCAGGCTGGTCTGCACAACCTGGGGAACAGGGGAGGGGGCTTTGAGTGGTCTCCCCAAGGGCCACATGGTTCCCTGTGCTGTCCCCATCACCCCTCGCTGTCACCCCTTTCCCAAACCCCGGTTACCCTCCCCTGGGGCTGGCGGGGAGGAGGCAGCGGGGTAAAtccccccagggctggctgcagcggGGCGGGatggtggcagcaggagccacTGGTGGCCCCTTAGTGACAAGGTCATGGGGTGTATGTGGGGGGGGGGATGCAACTCCCCTCCTAGTTGTAGGGCAGCGGGGGGCTCACCCCACTGCCAGGGTGGGGAGCCTGGGGGCACCCCACGTTGGCAGCACCCAAGCCCTGGCATGCTTTGGGCTTCCCTCCCATCAGGTGGGTGCCGTGGggacccccccatcccctccgcccccccccaaTTCCCGCACAAAGGGCTATAACGctattcagcagcagcagcagcagtttacACAGCAGGCGGGTGCCCGGCCGGACCCCCCGCCACCGCCGCTGCCCCCCCGTCCCCGCGGCACCCACCCCTGCCCGCCCGCAGCGCCAAGGCTGGGGGCCGGTTTTAGAAGTAGCATTGCCCCGATGTAGAGACGCTAGGCGcggttttttctcctttttgccttAGGTCCCTCAATGTCCTCGATCTTTCGTGCAATAATGTAGATACGGGATCCCAGCCGCCCCGGGAGGGCTCGGCTGTGCCTCTCTGGCGCTCTGTCCCCCGGCGGGGTGCCTGGCTGTGATTTCTGTTCCCGTCGAGGTCGCTGTGTTGGTAGGTCGTTGGGTTTTTATTTCCAATTCCCTCAGCTGTCGGGTTTCGGACCTTCTTCCCATAGGAGAGGCTGTAGTGTCACAGACGTTACCTCAGTTTGTCACTGttgaaaaggataaaaaaaaaaaaccaacaaaaaccaactaaaaccataaaaaatgacaaaatacatagttataaaagcaacaaaaaaaaatctcagtggcggtgaagacttttttttaaaataaaatgtggtgCTGCttgggtgggcagggggcactGCCTGCCTTTGCCCCGCCATGGCCCTGGGGCTCGCTgtcccctccctttccccctgTCCCCCCATGCCCGGCTGCCGTGGCCACCCCagggcgggagggagggggagcggGGGACAGCACAGCGGGGCTGCCGGGCAGAGtggcagcacccatgggtggggggCACCCGGCCACCCTCGGTGCAGCCCCCTCCAaacaggcagggctgcctgacGTCAGATGTATTCCAGCCACGTCCGCAGGCTAATTTCAATTTCCTGGTAATTATGCAAATGAATGTGGATTTAATTAAGGGCAGATTTCATTAAAGTCTTCTTGGGGAAATGAGAGCAGGGTGGGGGAGAGCGAGGAGGAGGCGGCAGGGGAGGTAAGGTGAAGGCAGCGCTCGCCCCGGAAGATAAATGGCTGCAGCGGATGCCAAGGGGATAGGGTGGGATCCCTTGGGAGTGGGGGTcccacctgctccctgccatgggACCCCCATTGTGGGGGCCTCAGGGTCCCCAGCCGAGCAGCAGGGGGCTGCATGGGGCAGGCGCACAGCGTggctggggggcagcacccGAGGGACCCCAGGAAGATGCGGCTGCGGCTCCTCCGGTGCATCCCCAGCCCCGCGCCGGGACCAGGGCAGCGAGCCCCGCGTGTCCACCCACCTCAGCAGCGAAGCCTCTcatctccttccccttcccataAGGGCAAGGAAAGCATTTCTTCGacatgtgatttatttttttctcttcctcagctaaaaatacagatttggcCACGCCAAAAGGTCTAGGAAATCAATGTCATTGTCACCAGGCGCTGGCTGGAAGGACCCTCCCCTCCCCAATCACTGACAAAAAAGGAAACGTTGCCATTTGACGTCTTTGAAATGAACCGCTCGGGTTGCTTTCAGCTGAACTGCCTTTAATTCAAAGTGAAATGGCTAATTTTATCCCAGCAAGGTCAGGGATGCTGAGAGCCTGTCAgcgctggcagggcaggggctaCTTGTCCCCAGGTGAAACATCCAGACcaaaaacctgcagcaaaagcagcgGCTGGGCAAAGCCATCGCCTGCCCGCCGGGCTCGCTCCGGCGTTTGGCTGGGCAGGCGGCCGCCCGGTGCCGCTGACCTTGGGCGGTCCTCGAGTAATGGACGGGCAGCGCAGGCACTGCTCCCGAAGGAAATAACTGATGGGTTTGTACAGATCCTTGAGCCggctgcagggaagaggcaCAGGGTGGCAGGGGTGAAAACAGCGTGGGTGCTGGATGTGGGACGGGTGCGGCAGGTCCAGCCCCACTAGCATCCCATAAACCCAATCCTTCCCGAGCTGGGAAGCCAAGCAATGCCTCCCTGCCACTAATTTCATCCAGGCCTTGATTTCTGGAGCTGAGTTTTGCCCGTTTTTGCTTAGAGATGCTAagtgagctgctgcagccccagctaaAATACTGCAGgttgagaataaaaataactgtgaaTGATCCGCTCATTTGGAGTGCAAATGATCAATGCCAAGCTGgcatggcaaaaaaaccccaacaaaaccccaaagaaccAACCCTAACTGATCCCTTTA
Coding sequences:
- the SBK1 gene encoding serine/threonine-protein kinase SBK1 isoform X1: MPSHGKMSQTGGTEKSRLLLVLRWSAAMSAGSTEQEPSRKLACCGVPLITEDMQSLAIRTLSGTDISKHYDLIRELGKGTYGKVDLVSHKSTGTKMALKFVNKSKTKLKNFLREFSITNTLSSSPFIIKVFDVVFETEDCYVFAQEYAPGGDLFDIIPPQVGLPEELVKRCVQQLGLALDYMHSKSLVHRDIKPENVLLFDRDCRRVKLADFGMTRKVGCRVKRISGTIPYTAPEVCQAGRAEGFAVDTSIDVWAFGVLIFCVLTGNFPWEAAAASDAFFEEFVRWQKGRLGGLPSQWRRFTDSALRMFQRLLALDPEKRCPVKEVFYFIKCDLMAEVRRRPSYRSRKHARDKLPAGPHRHEVAGACTPAPLKRTVLTEGSGPRGSEPSAAPPGTASRTDGRQDKGKGQMVLATAIEICV
- the SBK1 gene encoding serine/threonine-protein kinase SBK1 isoform X2, translated to MDSFCFVCFQKEELQPLHLHSAAMSAGSTEQEPSRKLACCGVPLITEDMQSLAIRTLSGTDISKHYDLIRELGKGTYGKVDLVSHKSTGTKMALKFVNKSKTKLKNFLREFSITNTLSSSPFIIKVFDVVFETEDCYVFAQEYAPGGDLFDIIPPQVGLPEELVKRCVQQLGLALDYMHSKSLVHRDIKPENVLLFDRDCRRVKLADFGMTRKVGCRVKRISGTIPYTAPEVCQAGRAEGFAVDTSIDVWAFGVLIFCVLTGNFPWEAAAASDAFFEEFVRWQKGRLGGLPSQWRRFTDSALRMFQRLLALDPEKRCPVKEVFYFIKCDLMAEVRRRPSYRSRKHARDKLPAGPHRHEVAGACTPAPLKRTVLTEGSGPRGSEPSAAPPGTASRTDGRQDKGKGQMVLATAIEICV
- the SBK1 gene encoding serine/threonine-protein kinase SBK1 isoform X3, whose protein sequence is MSAGSTEQEPSRKLACCGVPLITEDMQSLAIRTLSGTDISKHYDLIRELGKGTYGKVDLVSHKSTGTKMALKFVNKSKTKLKNFLREFSITNTLSSSPFIIKVFDVVFETEDCYVFAQEYAPGGDLFDIIPPQVGLPEELVKRCVQQLGLALDYMHSKSLVHRDIKPENVLLFDRDCRRVKLADFGMTRKVGCRVKRISGTIPYTAPEVCQAGRAEGFAVDTSIDVWAFGVLIFCVLTGNFPWEAAAASDAFFEEFVRWQKGRLGGLPSQWRRFTDSALRMFQRLLALDPEKRCPVKEVFYFIKCDLMAEVRRRPSYRSRKHARDKLPAGPHRHEVAGACTPAPLKRTVLTEGSGPRGSEPSAAPPGTASRTDGRQDKGKGQMVLATAIEICV